Below is a genomic region from Miscanthus floridulus cultivar M001 chromosome 1, ASM1932011v1, whole genome shotgun sequence.
tcctcttttgcccctctcttttttctattttttgggctatcgttgtttttttgggaaatttcaactttttattttatttttttatattttttctttacttaggagcacaaaagaagtaaccacagaaaatatgagctcaaacaagtgaaagacgtggcatgtggaattttcagaaaactagatcaaaatcgataaaaaccttgtgaccacgaaaagaagatcttgtgactagtttttgaccaatttaaaaatctTTGACCCTAGCAAAGTCGGGGATGggcggatccaaaaaaaatttctgatcgatttgcatatatagaatgtcgaaaacagagttcgtatgcaaaaactagaccagttttaagaattggctccgaattagaggacaaaacaggaacaatgtgtgcaaaattggtcacaacagccaagatttgatggaaatgatggggaaaaacacacgaactggactctaacatgacctaaccagcaacaagacctcgaccaggacacaaactcaacacgacggactctaaaactaaaatatgcaaagactacggcgcggaaggttctaggacaggaaaaataagtatagcactggactatgggacgaatgcgaaacactcaaactagggaataaaagtaaacctgacggtataccttagctctgataccacttaatggagacagaaatcccgatcttccgtcaggtgatggtaactatcgttgtggcggagaatgacacaccgatccggcttcagatcgaaagatcgaaccctgcaatcttagcaccacagctcctctggttatcaaccgagtcacggaccaagttgacctcgccaagaaggctaatccctgcctgcgcaacaaagaatacaagtaagaacaagaaagattgcaaccaaattgcaaataaatggttaaactcacgaagttggggtctcacaaaccgatgaacggcgaaaatgttcttgacagattaatctaagcaaaacccaaaacctaacgaagaatattctaggtatcattatttatatttttaccactgggaaggtcgagcatggacatgtattgataacatactattgaaggagaaataaaccatagccaatattctactcacaacagggataAGTCATAAGATAAGAGATGTATAAAAGATAAGTAATGAGAataataaatcactcagagcactACTTTCTATAACATTAGCATGGTCAAAAAGAATATTAggggaataattcctaagtcattcttaattataagtcaaagcatatatttgattagtgcaattacacctagtaattatggctaagatcatcatcatatctatacctaagggatattactaaggaagattgagggcagagctcattctaccttcgtaatcggaccctacttgcacttatattcggggagtggactacaaaggactcaacggaagtgtcacatccgcgatctaccacatgacctagaatatagggtgtatccgcaagtaaacaacgtataagcaccacacttacacaatgtcgaccactcaccccgtgtacatCAGAGTGAGtgttatacgaacttatgcataaatacAATGATAAACTTGTTATACTaaatatataatcaaagtagacattgaatatcataatgaagaacatgaataagatgaacactgagattgtcataacaattgtaactagcatataaaaataatggagaaacgagagagagagagtggtacAAAGTTTagaccaaaccatgctcttgacaagataGGGAATTCAAGCGAAGTCCTGCTTGCCTCTCTCTAGATCTATCCTAAATAGCTATGCTACAGAGGAGAAGGAGCTCTAAgaagattagggtttctgtcttctcaaatgacttgatgactagggTTATGCCTAGAGAGAGAGGCaggggctagattatatagccctaAGCGTCCAaagtgagcccttggatcaaaccaacttaagcaatGACCTAGATGCATCCTTAAAGGCGGTGGGAGACCGACATACGAagctggctgacaggtgggcctaggggggccgggcgaccccacctgtcaggggGTGGCCCTCTTCTTCGGTGACGTGGCTTCTGGACTCTTCAAGAGTCTTCCCATGTAGGTACCATGGTAGAACTTCgtattttcctttgacgattagatcctccttggtggtttactgattaaaccctgctagaaacgtagattcaccaaaactcatggaatttattagtttaaacccctaaaccttcattggtgattatatttatgcccttatacatgtttaattgatggtttatattagttgttaactaccgtcaacaacgagcgcctccgaaaacatgttatttcgggcggttctgccacagggacGATGGTGAGGTTTGGCCACCTAGGTTCGAGCCGGCCAAGAACATGGTGGGCACTTCTACACTGATGCAAGAAGGCTAGCCGGATAGCCAAGCCACACCCAACCCCAACGACGCGACACCCACACCGCGCGAGGCCGCTCGACGTCTCGCACGGTTTACCGAGGAGGTGCAGCTCAAGCAAAAGGAGGCAGCAACCAAAAGGCCCTTCCAATTAGGAGCAAACGGATTGCCGCTCAACCGCTGGTAAACATACCGACCTCCAAGCGAGGCAAGGTACTCCTCATGCAGAGGATGTGCATCGTGCCACCGACAGCTCCAGTTTCATCTGCGTGTAAAGGAACATACGACGCCTTATTCGCAGAGAACTTGACGTCGAGCCACGTGGCAGCTCTGGACGAGTTGTTCCCAGTTACCAACAACGGGGCTGGTAGAAGAGCGCTCTTTTCGGATGGCGGAGTAGGGTCGCGCAGCCAGCAGCGGAGAAGCACAGCTCCGTAGGTCGCTGCGGTGCTCTTATTTGGTTGTTTGCCATTTAATTATGTAATATCGACAGTCTACTAGGAAAGTCTAGTCATAGCACCTAGCACGCTCATCAGAAGCGTGTTATTTGTATGGTTAAAATCTTCTTCTTAATTATAATGATACGTAAATTTTTgagtattcgagaaaaaaacagTGAATGCACTCACGGATGCTGGATAATGTACAGACAACTGCTGTGCAGGAAACAACACTTCTTAATTCTTAATTATGGCCTCGTTCGGCTGGTATGATATTTGGCTTATTCgggtttttttagccggaacagtatttttctctcacaacatttcagccagaacagtgttttcagccatgtttcagaccagcgaacggggcctatgtcTTTAAGGTACTCTTTTTTAAAggcatgttcggctggtattaaaaccggctgaaactgttttgttgtgagagaaaaatactatagattttaGCTGATAAACCGGAAGCGAACGGGCCATAAAATTGGAATGGAATATGCGGTACCAACCACAagtttatactgatcatgttaCTTGCTTCAGTAGTTCCACACTACTTAGCACCTTTTATCTCTCGATTTATCTCAACGTGCTATCATTGAAACCTTCAAGAATCAAGAGGTTGCCCCCCTCACTAATCACGGCATACATGCAGGTAAAGATGTTCTTGTCATGGCTAAGATTGGAACTGGCAAAAGTGCAGCTTTTCTGGTAATATTCATTTGCAAGAAGGTACTTTAAGATTTATCTCAACTTGGTTTCACGTAAAAAAAATCTTCCAGGCGTCCAAAGATAATTTTGGCCCACGGCGCGGAGAAGTAAGGTCGAACGAGACACCACCACGCTTGGTCGCGGCCTCCGCCCTTTCCGCAGTTGGCCTGTTTGTGCGTGGGCCGTAGCCCGAAAAAACTGCCAGATGGGCTGCCGGCCTAACTGGGACTGGGTAGAGCGGACATCCCGCTCCAGGCCACGATGGCCCACGCTATTATCCACCATGTCATCCCCACAATCTCCGTTCATCTCATCCCAGATCATCTCTCGTCCAATCTGATCCCATTTTCCCATCCCCTTCCGATTCTCCGTCGCCTGAGCGGCTGAGCCAGCCTGCCAAGCCAAGCCAAGCCAGGTCGTCGCCTCCCGAGTCCCGGACCCGACGCCGCGACTCCCTTGCTCCGTCGGCCCGTCCGCGAGCGCGGCACCACCTCGGATCCCGCCCCAATGGCGACAGCGTGCCCGCCGCTCTCGCTGCCGTCCACCTCCCTCTTCCGCGGCAGGTCCGCCCGCGCCAGGCCCAGACGCCGGCAGCTCTCGGCCATCCGCTGCAGCGCCGTCGGAGGTGAAGCTCCTTCTCTTCTGCTCACAGGTTGGGAGGCTTGGGCTGAGAAGTTAATTTAGCTGCTCTTTTGACGTGATGGTGCTTCAGAGGCGGTAGTGGAGGAGGCCTCGCCCGGGACGGCGGAGGAGCCGCTGCTGGTGAGCGCAATCAGAGGGAGGAAGGTCGACAGGCCACCCGTCTGGCTCATGAGGCAGGCTGGGAGGTACATGAAGGCAAGTCCACTTCCATTTTATTACGATTTTCTCTGTTCGTCTGCTAAGCATTTTTGTAGTTAGCATTCCAGTGCGCAGCTCGATGAACGTTCTAAATTGGTTGGTAGTGTTATAGGCATAGTCTCAACTCTCGAAAAGTGATCGGTAGGTTATGTGAGAAATAGCAGAATTAACCAAGATTCTTCATAGAAGGGAACGAAAAATGCTAAATATTTGTAGGGTGCTATGATGTAGACTCCAGTGGCATGTGGGAAAATGGACTAGTCAAGGGGGAGCTACTTTCTGTTAAAAAAAAAAGGGTGGGGGGGGGCTACTAAAACTCATCGTCAAAACTCCCTTTAAAATCAATGCCCACTCCACAGTTGTTCTACCATTTTGATGTTTAAAATGAAGCTTGATTCCTGTTCACACACAACAACGGCCTTGAAAAAAAAGATGCTTGCACTAGTGATTGCATATTGATCTAACTGATCCTGGTTCTGAACTTGTTCGATTTTTTCATAACCATGGCAACTTTGTGTCTGTGACTTATGGTTTACATAACAATGTCAAgtttgctgtggcatattgaatCAGGATGGGTCTATGTTTTATTTAAAGGCATGCCGGCATGCTTTATTTGTGCAACCAATAGCGATCATCCATCCTTACTAACTTCTTGCCCTTTGAATTTCCTGCAGAGCTACCAATCGCTCTGCGAGCGATATCCTTCGTTCCGTGAAAGATCAGAAAATGTCGACCTAGTTGTTGAGATCTCTTTGCAACCATGGAAGGTTTTCAAGCCTGATGGAGTAAGCTGCAGACTTTAGCCTTTTGTGTATGTTGTTTAAAAATTAAAATCAACaataacaacatagcctttcagtcccaagcaagttggggtaggctatgtTGTTTAAAATCACTGTTTGGAAATTATCACAAAGCCTACACGAATATCGTGTGCAATATCTGTTATTCTTCTATGTATGGTATTCAGTGTTGTGCTAATATTTGTCATATGCTTTTATTAGGTCATCTTGTTCTCGGATATCCTTACTCCACTTCCTGGTATGAACATACCTTTTGACATTGTGAAGGGAAAAGGTCCAGTGATCTATGATCCTTTGAGAACAGCAGCTGCTGTGAATGAAGTCAGAGAATTTGTTCCTGAGGAGTGGGTCCCTTATGTGGGGCAGGCTCTGAATTTGTTGCAACAAGAGGTTAGTATATGTTGTTCAGTACCTAGACATGAAAATTGAAAAATGTGGTCAATTGGTCACTAGAAAAACATGCTCATGTGGAACTAGGTTTGTCCCTGTTATGATTTTGGTAGTCAACTCACAGTTTTCACTTTCTAATTGATCAACCCTATTGGTTTCACAGAGTATATATCAGTCTATTTAAGTCGCAGGCAATCTGGGCTCATCTTTTAAGTTTTAATGCAACAGTATTTGGAGCTtgctgaagggcgggcctggtgcaagcggtagagtcttaccgcctgtgaccggaaggtcccgggttcaagtcgcggtctcctcgcattgcacaggcgagggtaaggcttgccactgacactcttccccagaccccgcacagagcgggagctctctgcactgggtacgccctttagtaTTTGGAGCTTTCTAGAGTCATGAATACATTATGGAATAATTACATCAAGATAGTGCAATTGCTCATGCTGAGTAGCTCATGTGCATTTTTGAATGGGAATGATTTCATAAAATAAAATTGTTGGATTTCAATTTTCATCGCATATGCTTTACTTTTCTTTTGGTCAGCATCAATCCATTGTAACATTTCAGATAGGGCTTGACATATTCCGCAGTTTGCCTTACTGAGAATCTTAGCCTATATAACTGATCAGTCCAGTTTTCATCCAACAATAAGATGCCTCTATTTATTTtcgtaaaaaaaaaattcaatgcCATTGGgaacttttttttgtttttgtttttgctgtTGTGTAATGCAAATATTGTAAAAAGAAGTACAGTTTATATTTGCTGTCCGTTATAGTCAAATGGCATGGTAAATGGTACATTGAAACAATCAATCTCCATTCTTCAAAAGATTGGAAAATAGTTTAAGTTTCAGTAGAAACTATAAACATGTGTCTCTCTAATCTTATTTGGATTTTTGGTATTTTGCATGGCATTTCATTTTCAGTGTGTAGAGGTAGTATCGAGGTACATTTCAAACATACGATAGTTTTTCTTCTTGCTATGAGTGACTAAGTTGTTTCTTTCTCAGGTTAAGAATGAAGCTGCTGTACTAGGTTTTGTTGGAGCTCCGTTTACCTTGGCATCTTATTGTGTGGAAGGAGGTTCATCAAAGAACTTTACAATGATTAAGAAAATGGCCTTCTCCGAACCAGCGGTATGGAAAAGATCTTTGTTCCACATGAATGCTGTTCTACTCAGCACAATCCCTTGTGAAAATTGCAAATGCATGTAGGATACtgaatgaagggcgggcctggtgcaagcggtagagtcttactgcctgtgaccagtgtttttaaggcgtcgcctaggcgacgcctaggcgtccaggcgtacccaGCTCGCCTTGGAAAACTGGCGCCTTGTggcctaggcgtcgcctaggtgccgcctaggcgtccaggcgtaccaaGCACTCGCCTGGACGCCTAACCGCCTTTAAAACtatgcctgtgaccggaaggtcccgggttcgagtcgcggtctcctcgcattgcacaggcgagggtaaggcttgccactgacacccttccccagaccccgcacagagcaggagctctttgcactgggtacgcccttttttttatgTAGGATACTGAATACTACACAGTTTGCTTGGCTTCTAGCATGACATCTGAATAACTTGGTCTATATATATCTCAGAGTACATCAAAAGGACATTTTTAGAGTTTATTAACACGGAGCATATTTTAAGTTTGTTACATTATTTCATTATTTTTTTCTTGATCATCCTGAGTCTTGTTATAAAGCTTTGATCTTGACAGTTGCTTTCGTGTTGTTGTAGATTCTACATAATTTGCTACAGAAGTTCACAACATCGATGGCTAACTATATTAAATACCAAGCGGACAATGGGGCGCAGGCTGTCCAAATTTTTGATTCATGGGCTACTGAACTCAGCCCAGCTGATTTTGAGGAATTTAGCCTGCCTTATCTAAAGCAGATAGTGGATAGTGTTAAGGTAACACATCCTAACTTGCCTCTGATACTATATGCAAGTGGATCCGGGGGCTTGCTAGAGAGGCTTCCGTTGACAGGTGTTGATGTTGTGAGCTTGGACTGGACAGTTGATATGGCAGAGGGCAGGAAGAGATTGGGATCTAACATAGCAGTTCAAGGGAATGTGGACCCTGGTGTTCTTTTTGGATCCAAAGAGTTTGTAAGCAAGCGGATTTACGACACTGTGCAGAAGGCTGGCAATGTTGGACATGTATTGAACCTTGGTCATGGCATCAAGGTTGGAACTCCAGAGGAAAATGTTGCTCACTTCTTTGAGGTTGCGAAAGGGATCAGATACTAAAGAACCTGGTTCTTGCCTTTCTCCAATCGGCAGAAGTTGTAGAATCGGTGGTTGAGGATAGATGCAGAAAGCCACGTGTAGTATAGAGTACTTGAATATATTTTTGTGATTGATTCTATCTGTCGCTTTTCAAGTTCTGATTTCAGTGTAATGTTGTAAGCAGATTTGAGTCGAGGCGAAATGAAGTGCCTACTTGTTTATAGCACTATAGTTCTGTAGCAATCAAGTCTTTTCTACGAAGCAGAAGTATTGATCATATGTTGATAGAAATATTTCAATCTTAGCCATCGAGGGGGTGTGTTCTTGTATTCTCTTAGAATACTAGTTATATACATTTTCTTTTCGTGGTATcactcttgtttttttttttttttttgttcttgagGTTAACTTCGATTCCTAGATAACTTGCTTGTGATCTATCTCGTTAAGTTAAATTTTCAGCTGTGATTTTGTATCGCACTGTTTAGAATTCCTACCTTGTAAAGTTTGAttgatccaactgaaaggttattCGTTCTTCAGGTATTGCTTGCATGAATTTTAGAAATTCTATAAATTTTAGGAATAACACCTGATCCTACATAGAGAATAGTAGTTTGGATCATCAAGCAAATGTAGTTAGTTGCTGAAACATCTGCATCATACTTTTAGTGTTGGTACTGGTGGCAAACAATGGAAGACAAGGCGTTGTTCCTGTGGGAGGTGTTACCAAaatatctctattaaatgatACACATGCTCAAAAGTGAGCAATTAGCAATGCTGCTTAAATATTGAGCAAAGTATGTAGGACTGCAGGGGGATGCCATGGTTAGATGATTCTTTTCCTTACTGATGAAGTCCAGCTGCTTGCTTCAGCTTTACCTGAAAGCGCTGAGAGCAGGCCAACGGTGCAGTCAGGTGGTGCGTATGCCATTGTTTTTCTATGGCTGCTGCATCCATGCTTGTACTCCCAATTTAATCCTTCAGCTTTATCCAGTATGACACGGTGCGCTGTTTGATGATATAATAAGCGTATATTAAAAAAAAAGGAGGGTTCTTATTTAAGAATAAAACTGCAATGCAGCGATCAGGTCATGTTTGGTTCTTTGCTTGATCTACTGCTGCTGACAGATCTATTTATGTCGCCTTAGTTTGTTCTTAGTGTTATGTTAGCTTTTGGGCGGAGGAAAAAACTTGTCTGTGCCTGCCGCGCTTATGGATGTTTATCTGCATTTGGGCTTGATGCTATCCTGATCTGATGCTCACAGCATAATAAAGTAAATAAAGCAGATTAGTATATTTATCAACCCGCCGGCTGCAACTCTCACGTTGATTTAGGAAGGTGACATTTGAAAAGGAAACTGCAGCTTTTGTTAACTTTGTTGTTGTGATGGGCCCCACTTGATTATTCGTGTCAAATGGTTAATTAGACTGACCGATGGATTAATCCTAGTTTGACGGAAATGACCTGGATGGTCACCTCAATTTTCCCCTTTTCGTACTAATTCTTTGTTTTCTGAGAACGGGAAATGTATGGATTTTTTAATAAGATGAAAAAATATCGGTAATGCTTGAGTTAGGGCGACCATCCGCTCGGACTCCGGCTCCCTAGGCTTGCCCCGGCCTGCTCCCCTCAAGGTTCATCTCAAAATAACGAACGCAGTTTTCTTTCTCCTCGCCCAGTCGCTCGCTGCGCCGTGATGTCCGCACCGTCCACCAAGCCATGCTGCTCCCCGATGCCACACTCTTCGCTTCCCCCGCGCCCTCCTCCATCTCCACCCCTCCGAGTGCCGCCGGCCGCCTTGCTCCTTCTCCACCGCGCTCACCGAGCGCTGCGCAGGCGCGCAGGCGCCGCCCGTCGTGTGTGGCCAGGAGGCCAGGAGAGGGGTCGTCGCTAGCCGGGCCCAGGCCAAGTGCAGGCACAGCTGGTCGCTGCTAGGTCGCGCCACCATTCTCGGCCATCGGCTGGCTGGAACCATCCATTCCCCGGTCCGCTTTGCGTCGTCCGGAAGAAGAAAGGCGAACAACACATGTTttaagagtatgtttcaagtgtttcagatgttctataggtatgttgtaagtatttcatatgaatgttgcaaaagtagatcgggatgttgcatatgttataaTGGTTGTACaagtatgttgcaagcttctgttttcaatgtttcatctgttttttcacaAGCATATTGCAAAtgcgtttatctggatgttgcatatgttttatacatatattgcaagtattttatctggatgttgcgtatgtgtttgcaatggtttttaagtgttttcaggtgtttttacaAGTGTGTTCATAcacatgtttcgagtgtttcatgtGCCTCAGACGTGTGTTTCAAATattgtatctggatgtttcaaaaatagatcgggtgttgcacatgttgcaacggGACCCACCTGCCGCAGCCACCTGCAGTAGATGTTGGGGCGCCACCGAGCAGGCGCAAACGACAGAGGGGCGTGAGAGGTCCCCACGCCGGTCTAGCGGCGCGGGCCCTGCGTGGGCGCGCAAAACGCGAGCACTGCGGGGCGTGCAGCGTGGAGGCAGAGCGTAGGTGTACGGGAAACGAAGCACAGACGAGGGCGGAGGGCGAGCGTTCGAACGCGTGCGTCCGTCCAAACATCCGGGCACTTGCGCTTCATATTGACGAGGATGATAGAAATCTACGACCCGTTTGGTTTGGACTTTGTACCTGCATATACAGCCACATTTCATAGTTGCATGGTGCCTCTCTAGCTTTAGGCTCCGTTCGACTTACCTTAAAtttggtttgttcggcttctttttttcagccgaaaACAGTGTTTTTTCCTTACaatatttcagccagaacagtgtttttcagctacTTTCAGCTaaatttcagcaagccgaacggggttaTTTGATACACGCTCAATTAGACGAGTCTGATTCCTAACAAACGGCCAAACTtctgtttatttatttttttatatataatagaTAAAAAAACCGTGAAACCCAATCTATTCGGCTGATTGtttttgcggctgataagccgactaaagtcttgttcacttgaacttatcCGTCATAgtatattgtttttctctcacaacaaaacggAATTAGCTGGCTTATCAGCCACAAAAACCACTACCCGAACAGCTCTAATACTGTATcgttgtgagaaaaaatatcatATCATAACTGATAAGCCTAGATTATAAACCATCAACCTATCAAGGACCCTATTTCATGGGCAACCACCTCGGCAACCCCATCGGTAGCCCGACACCGCAACAGCTACAAACCTCGTCCTGTCGCTATAGGAGCCGCGACTTCTCGCGCCTTGATCGGACGAGAACCTCTCTATGCTAAAAAAAAGAGCACCTCTCACCTTCCATAGTTGCACAGGTAGCGACAGGCGGACGAGCCGGCCTGTTTGGTTCTAACCCTGGTGAAGACGTCTGGACCAGGCAGCTCCCCAGATCGTCGATTTTGAGATCGAGCTGCCTGGGCGAGCACCCTGCACCCCAAGGCCACGCTGTGA
It encodes:
- the LOC136496738 gene encoding uroporphyrinogen decarboxylase-like — its product is MATACPPLSLPSTSLFRGRSARARPRRRQLSAIRCSAVGEAVVEEASPGTAEEPLLVSAIRGRKVDRPPVWLMRQAGRYMKSYQSLCERYPSFRERSENVDLVVEISLQPWKVFKPDGVILFSDILTPLPGMNIPFDIVKGKGPVIYDPLRTAAAVNEVREFVPEEWVPYVGQALNLLQQEVKNEAAVLGFVGAPFTLASYCVEGGSSKNFTMIKKMAFSEPAILHNLLQKFTTSMANYIKYQADNGAQAVQIFDSWATELSPADFEEFSLPYLKQIVDSVKVTHPNLPLILYASGSGGLLERLPLTGVDVVSLDWTVDMAEGRKRLGSNIAVQGNVDPGVLFGSKEFVSKRIYDTVQKAGNVGHVLNLGHGIKVGTPEENVAHFFEVAKGIRY